The genomic stretch GAATTGGTCAAAGCAGAGCATGAGCGGAGCGCAAAGAAGGAATTGAGACTACTCGAGGACGAAGCCGTTCTAGCTGAGCTGGACTGGAAGATTGAAAATGAGTTCGACGAGGAAACTGGTGTTGTTAATGGTGTGGACAATATTGTTCAGACAACCTATCCCATTGAGGAGAAACCACTGGGACAGTCACCTCAAATTCAACTTGATGATTCAGAACCCCGAACACCAAAAATCCCAGCACCGACACCCAAACCTTCACTGCCTCTTATACCTGTCAGTTGCTCCACCCCCCAAGACACAGCACCTGGTTCGTGCAAGGAAAAGCCAGCCACTGAGGTCAAATCCAATATTGCCGATACTGCAAACAAGGGAGCACTGCCAGTCACTGAATGCCAGCAGCCACCATACCAAGCCCCACGAACCTTCCAGTATAGACCTAAGTCTCAGCCAGAAGACAAAGTAATAGAGCAAGCCCCTAAAGACCATGTAGCAGCCATGTGGAAGGTACAGCTTCTGAACGGAATCTCTCCTACACCCTTTAATGGCAACCCAGCAGACTTCCCGTTCTTCAAAGAACAGGCACATACTCACCTTGAAAGTGAGCTACTAACTGATGCGCAGCGGGTAGAGTACTTACCGAAGTTCCTGAAAGGAGAAGCCTTGGAGGTCATCAAAAGAAACCGAGGCTCCTCCTATAGTGAGCTAATGAAGATCTTAGAGGAACGCTTTGGTCGCCCTATTCAGGTGACGCAAGCCTGCATCGAAGAGTTAGTCTCAGGCCCCAAACTTGCCTATGGTGACAACATGGGTCTGCTTAATTTTGCCGAGAAGCTGAACACTTCAACCAAGGTTCTGAAGGGAGATGTGGAGCGCGAAGCAAGCGTAGCTACCAATTTGAGAAGAATCGTAAACAGACTCCCAAATGATTTAATCACCAAGTGGCAGACCGAAAACTACGAGATTGTTAGCCGTGGTGGAACTGCACGACTAAAGGACATTGcaaaatttgtgaaaaggcAAGCGTCAATAAGGAATGACCCAGTGTTTGGAATGCAGCCGCAAAGGGGAGAAAACAGGACAAACAAGTCCCCCCCCAAAGCTTCTAAAGGATCGGACCTGCCCACGAAAAATGCTACGATCAACGCCACATCGCTTAAGAACGCCCCCAAGAAAGAGAACTCTGCAAACTGTGCAATTTGCAAGTCTACTCCCCACCGACTCCAGGAGTGCCCAATCGTCAAACAGTGTGACCGTGTAGCCGTGCGTCGACAATATGCAGCATCGTATGGGTTCTGCTTTAACTGTGGTTGCCATAATCCCGATCACAGTGGTACTTCCTGTCCTGAGCCACCAGCTTGTTCTCTGTGTCCTGGACACCACTTACCAATACTGCATAGGGACAACAACAATGGACGCAGAACTCCTGGAAACAAGAACACTCATAACCCCACTAACCGATACAGTACTCCGACTGCTGACCCAATAACCCGGCAACCACAAATGGAGCAAGGCACAAGACAGCCGCCCAGCGACAGGCCACAGACTTCGATTACATCTGCCGGTGTCAGCACCACAAGAGCCCaagttttgttaaatgtagTTCCTGTAACCATTACTGCAGAGAACGGTGGTTCCCTTTCTACATATGCATTTCTTGACAATGGCTGTACCGATACCCTCATTGACAAAGAGCTTGCTGATCATCTTGACCTGAAAGGGATCTCGGAGCAAATCGGGATTAAGACTATTACGAACAGCGAGGAGCTGGTGGAGAGTCGACGCGTTTCCTTTACTCTCAGTCCTGTAGAAGCATACGGTGAAGACATTGATGTTAATGAAGCTTACGTTCTCCCTGACCTGAATCAATCAGAACGAGTTTTGCCGGGGACAGTAGATGTCCATAAGTATCCGCACCTTCAAGACCTTACATTCCCAGTGGTGGACTTTGAACGAGTCTCGATCATTGTGGGGAGTAACGTCCCTGTTGCACACTTGCAGAAGGAAGTCAGAATCCCGAAAGACAACAAGAGCGGCCTCTACGGTTATCGGTACCCTCTCGGTTGGAGCATTTCAGGTCCATTGACTATCGCTGGGACAAGAAGAGCTGAGCTCAATTTCATCTCTGTTGGACACAAACCTGACGACTTTGTTGAAAGGTTTTGGAAGATCGAAGACTATGGAACATTGAAAGCAGGAGAGAAGCCCTTATCTGTGGAAGACAAACGAGCCCTAAAAATCATTGAAGAAACTACTACCCTTGTAGACGGGCATTATGAAGTTGGCCTACTATGGAAGGAAGATCAGCCAAAGCTGCCAAACAATCGCATTTTAGCTGAAAGACGAGCAGAATTGCTTAGACGACGCCTGACCAAAGCAGGAAATGAGCAAATGGCTGCTAAGTACCGTGGAGTCATGACTGAGTACATCTCGAAGGGTTATGCACGCAAATTGTCCCCTGAAGAAGCAGCTAGAGAAAGCTCGATAACTTGGTACTTACCTCATCATCCAGTGACTAATCCCAACAAACCTGACAAGCTCCGTATCGTCTTCGATGCCGCATCTGAGTATGAAGGAACATCTCTAAACAAGAATCTCGTTCAAGGGCCAGACATGACAAACAGTCTCGTTGGTGTGCTGCTGCGATTTCGACAGGGGCATGTAGGGGTAGCCGCTGATGTCGAGGCAATGTTTCATCAAGTGCGTGTGCGTAAACAAGATCAAGAAGCTCTACGATTCCTCTGGTGGACAGATGATTACGACAAACCCCCGGATGTCTATGTTATGGAAGTACACATATTtggagcaacctcgtccccttgCGTTGCAAATTGGGCCCTGAGAAGAACAGCCAGTGACAATGCTGAAAGGTTCAACCCGCAAGTTGTTGCAACTGTTGACAGGAACTTTTATGTTGACGATGCTCTGCCATCCTTCAGTGAGGAGAATGCAGCATCTACTGTAGCATCGGACCTAGTGAAAATCCTGAATCACGGTGGCTTCAACCTTACGAAATTCATGACGAACAGTAAGAATGTTTTGGCAACCATTCCCACCGAGAAAAGAGCCACACCAGATCTGAATCTTGACTTAGACGAACTGCCAGTGGAAAGGGCGCTAGGGATTCGCTGGTTTGCTGAAACAGATGAGCTTGGATTTGACATCAAGAACTTGAATCGACCCGAAACAAAGCGTGGAGTACTGTCCGCCGTTTGTTCCCTGTATGACCCTCTTGGGTTTGCTGCGCCTGTGGCCCTTACTGCCAGAGTAATTATCCAGGATATGTGGAAGGCTAAGGTAGACTGGGACCAGCCACTCGAAGAAAACTTCTTAGCCAGATGGAAGTCTTGGACCTCACAGCTGTCATCCCTCTCTGCACTGCGCATCCCACGTTGCTACTTGCCAGCTGGAACAGATGCTTCCAAATGCAAACTACAGCTGCATATCTTCTCTGATGCCTCTGAAATTGGCTACGGTGCATCTGCGTATCTAAGAGTCGAGAATCCAGATGGGTCTATTCACTGCTCGTTTGTTGTGGGGAAAGCAAGAAATGCAcctgtcaagttcacaagcatTCCAAGGCTTGAACTCCAAGCTGCTGTTCTGTCTACACGCTTGAATAAGATGCTGAGAGAAGAGTTGGACCTTCCTATTCAGAGCACCAAGTTCTGGACAGACAGCGAAATAGTTCTCCACTACTTGAAGAATGAAAGGCGTCGTTTCCAGACCTATGTCGCTAATCGAGTCGAAGAAATCAGAGGAAACTCACAGCCAGACGACTGGAACCACGTGCCAGGTGTCTTGAACCCAGCCGACGATGCGTCACGTGGCTTCAACCCCTCTGAGCTAAACCTTGATCACCGCTGGCTACGAGGACCAGAGTTCTTATGGCAACCTGAATCCTCTTGGCCCAACGCAAGCCTTCGAGAAGTCCCCGATGAAGGCCTAGAGCTTAAGAAAGAAACCCATGCTAACTGTACTGACATAAACACCAATGTCAAGACCCGCCAGGCAAGCGTACAGTCTAATTGCCCCCCCGCCACACCTGTTGAGACCACCATGCAACAAATAATAAGCACCTCCTCTGATTGGAACCGTCTCAGACGTCAAGTGGCTTGGCTCACACGCTTCACTCATTTCATCCGTGACCGGAAGACTGTCCACACAGGTCATCTGACTTTAGAAGATTACGATGCTGCTACCTTATCCATCGCAAAGATCGTCCAGCACGCAGCCTACGATCAAGAGATCAAGGATCTAAAGACCAGGGGCGAAGTCAGGGGATCCAGTAAGATCGCTAGTTTGAACCCAATGCAAGACGACCATGGTGTTTTGAGAGTCAAGGGACGTATAGCATCACCACCAGCTGCTGACACTGCCAGGAATCAAATAATACTGCCCAGAGATCATCCAGCGACAGTCCTGATGGTCCGCCACACCCATGCATCAATTGGTCACCTGGGGCGTGAACACCTCATAGCAAGGGTTCGAGAGACGTTCTGGATCCCACAAATAAGGGTGTTAACACGTTCTGTCCTGGGTCGGTGTCTTGTTTGTAAGAAGTTGAATGCCAAGCCGATGACTCAGCAAATGGCTCCCCTGCCAAGAAGCCGGATGATGGCGTACGAACCCCCATTCTCCTACACAGGAATGGATCTATTCGGTCCTTTATACGTCAAGCATGGAAGAGGAACAGCCAAACGGTGGTGCTGCTTATTTACCTGCCTGACGACACGTAGTGTACATCTTGAATTGGTTCACTCGATGGACACAAACGACTTCATAATGTGTCTGCGACGATTTATAAACCGTCGTGGTGAAGTGACTGAACTAAGGTGTGACAGAGGATCAAATTTTGTCGGCGGTGAACGAGAGCTGAGAGAGTCGATCGAGCAGTGGAACCAGCAACAAATTGTGCAAGAGCTTCTACAACGAGGGTGCAAATGGGTCTTCCAGCCGCCAACTGCTTCTAGCATGTCTGGGATTTGGGAGCGGATGGTGCGAAGTGCTAAGACTGTTCTGAAGTCTATCCTAGGGACCCAAGTAGTTACGGAAGCAGTTCTTCAGACGCTGTTGACTGAAGTTGAACGAGTGTTAAATGGGCGAGCGCTCACCGCCAATTCAGACGACCCAAATGACCTTCAGCCACTCACGCCAGCGCATTTCTTAATGCAGAGGAAGACTATCTGCCTACCCCCTGGCATATTTGAGAAAGCAGATCAGTATCACAGAAGGAAATGGAGGCAGGTACAATTTCTGGCAGACCTATTTTGGAAGAGGTGGTTGCGTGAGTATTTACCTACCCTGCAAGCCCGAGGAAAGTGGAGAAAGGTCTTACCTAACTTGAAGCCGAAGGCCCTTGTCCTGTTAGTTGATGACAACGTGCCGAGAGGATGCTGGAAACTTGGACGAGTCCTAGAGGTCTTCCCTGGCCCCGACGGCCTGGTGCGCACAGCGAAAGTCAAGACAAAGGACTCTGTGTTCATCCGACCTATTCAGAAGCTATGCCTACTGGAGAACGATCTTGAGAATAATTAGTCTAGGCTAGTGACGTTGGGCCTACCTACTGGGTTGTCCCAAGGCCGGCGGAATGTTtagtccaaattttattttgatttatttttgcgttcACTTCCTTTTTGGACACTACGTGactacttatatcatgttagTTTCGGATGGTCACATGACCACAGCAAAAGCAGATCACCACGTGTTTTCAAGTGTAGTGTTATAgagcaaatgttttgaatttctcatcgATTGCATCGCACAGAATGTAAGTAGTTTTGCTCTTTAGTGTCGCTTTAGGtttatttaggttttctttaggtttatttgtcatttttgcttattttatgtTCAGTTTTCACCGTTCATGACCAGTGATCACCGATCGAACCAAgcacgagaaacttggcgattaAAGACAGATTAATAGTCCAATCAACGCGTCGAAATTTCTGTGTCGACCCCAACAAGGACTGCAAATAGACCTTTTGCATAATTggatcattttactactacaaccataatcctttttgttttttctttcatatttaaatttggtaaccTCAGTGacgtttaaataacaaaagctctaatttgcacaagaaaacaataccctgaaggattctggttaTAGAAGTAAAATGATGCCACTATGCAAATAGCCTATTCCTTGATTTTTGCTTCAAGGGAAGATTGGgaatttctagtgaaaaatgaaGCTTTGCCAGAGGAAAGAATGAGGGCTGTGGAGACAGGTGGATGTCCACATGCTGCTATAAGAGAGGTATGATGGCCCTTCTCACATCTTACAGTCACTAGCACAATGTTTGGAAGGAAGGGGTTGATCTGGAGGGGTGTAGTCTAGCCTGCGTCAGGTTCTCAGATAGTAAGAGACATGGTGAAACAAGCTAAAGGGAAAATAGGACATGCATAATCTTGGTAAGGGCCCCTTCTTCTCTCTCTCCAACCCCTGTTCATTTTTTGCATCAGTTTTCATTATCTCCGCCCATTACTAttttggagcctggaacaggctaggttTACTCCTATATAGCTGTTGTTGATACTGTAACTGGCATTCCAACAACCTCTGTGATTAAGTGATCTTTGGAGACAAAGAGAGTTGTGTAtcatcagttgatggtatttaaCCATCAATGGTTTTTAACCATTATTGGTCAATTACCAGTAGGCAGCAATGTTATTGGTTGTctaagagagaaaaaattacTATATTATTTGCTGTAATTAACATCAAGCAAATGTAGATGTTCAATTCtatctttggtttaaatttattttaatcataCAGCCACACCCATAAACAAAGTCATTATCACACATGCCAAACCCACTGTAcaagggaaaataaaatattaatgttGAATCAAAAAACCTCCTCAATATTGTTTACAAACTTTGAAAGGAATCATAACATTACAGGTTACACATGATTGTTTTGCCAGGACTTTTCATTAAACATGGAGGAAGTTAAAGAACTGACAAAGACATTCCAGCCAGACTTGGTAATAATTGAGTCAGGTGGAGACAATCTTGCCGCTAACTACAGCAGGGAACTGGCTGACTACATCATCTATGTCATTGATGTTGCAGGTTGGTATGTCACGCATATTAAATTTCATGGACGATTCAGATCAGGCAAGGCAATGTTTACTTTGAGTGTTAAACAAATACATCAACTTCATCCAAATAGCCTGAAGTTATACCAACAGAAAATTCAGCAATCATTGAGCTATTTGGGTTCATAGATGTTATGGATGTTAAAAAGTTCTGTATGGGGATGTAGCCTTTGTCCTAAGGCTGTAGAAATAGATTTGAAGAGATTTAcagtaaacaaataaatagaaacCTACAGGCAAAGGGAATGTGTGGAGAGGCAGTGGGTGCTTCTTTGACTCCATCTTAACTCTGCCCATGTGTTTAATAATTCAGCCAGTGTGGCATTAATTTTGATGACTTCAGAACATACCTTCTGGGAAAGCTAGAGAGAGTGTGATCCTCCCATAATTATATAGcttacacaatttttttttctcttaattctgcgTGATGTTCCCTTATGAAGGAGGTGACAAAGTTCCTCGCAAGGGAGGCCCAGGGATCACACAAAGTGACCTGTTGGTTGTGAACAAAACTGATTTGGCAGAAGCTGTAGGAGCAGATCTTAAGGTATATCATTTTGAAACACTTTCACTTACATGAAAGGGATATCTATGATAGTCTGAATTGTCTCTCTcctgcaccccccccccccccctttatgGGTTAGGGGATGGACACagctgacatttcagactacatCTGAGTATAATAATGTTGTATGAATGTTACAGAAAAAGAGACTTTCCTTTGAAAGATCACAGGATTTTTCTGCAGACTCAAAATTCAGCCTATAGCATGCATCGTCATATATGAGCCAGTagggaatgtttttttttaacagcaaGGGTGGGTCAGGTGGCGTTAAGTGTAAAATAGTTCCACCTGGGACAGACCCCCTTGGTATTCCTGATTTCTAGAACAAGACATTGAAAAATCTTCTCTTTTATCATTTTCGCTTCTAGGTCATGGAGCGTGAATCAGCTATGATGCGCCAAGGGGGACCAACCATtttttcacaagcaaaacactTAGTTGGTGTTAAAGAGATAGCAGATCATATTTTAACTGCCTACAAGCAAGCTGTAAAGCATATATAAAAAAGTGACTTACATGATATATTACATTATTCAACTTTGCGATTCATTGTAGAAggttaaaaacagatttttattactgataaaaaagttttttaaaatatggaGTATTTTCATGCCTGTGAATACAGATCCCTAATTCTCTGTCACTGCTTAGGAGACATCTGTAACTCAGACACATTTCTCACAAAATGTTCCAGTGACAGGGAGGTAAGAGTTAGCTGTATTCAAAAtctaaatattttttcatttaatgaGTGGATTTCCTCCAAGTCTTGGCACAATGTCTTCAATGATTGTTCTGAAGAAAGAGTAAGCCTGAAAGAGAAATTTACTGCCCTTAGCCTTCACATTAATgtaaaaatggcaaagaaaataaattgaacAGGCTGGGATGTATGAGGCCGTGCTATGTTGAATTTACAAGGGTGTTTGCTTAAAAAGCACAGTTCAGAGGTTTTTTTGTGGGTTTCAGAAGAATACAATTGCAcaaaagaataatacaagaataaaaCAATACAACAGAGTGTGGTTTGAATAAATTCCCCCCCCCTGACTTTATAAATCCTCAGTTTTTGGACATAGTCATCTTTGTTCCCAAGATAAAATAGCTCTTCCACTTATGCTTGCCATGTGACTCTATTTTGAGCAGTggcacaataataataattattatcaaagcTAGGGTGCAGTGGCAACTCTGGTTTCGGTTTCCAAAATAAGGAGTTTTACGAGAGAGGGTTATTACATGTAGGCCACCGCCTAACTGCAAACTGGAGAGCTAGTCGATCCTCCACCCTTTGACCTGTTGGGCATGGGTGGCCCACCTGGAGTATAAAACTCCACCTGACATTGCTTTCTGGGTCATAAGAAGTCACGCAAACTGTCACACCATGGAATGGCAGTGATCCCATCAGGATAGTTTTTGCACAATTTCAGTTAATATATTTCAATCAAGCAAGGGTTAATTGCTCCTACTCCACTAAAGTATAACATGAATAGTTATAACAAAGTAAAGTAATAAATATGCCTGTCATTTCTTGAACCAATATGAAAAATATGTAGGAAGCAATCAAGCATGGAATTATAATCGTTATTAGAAGTGTGCTCCTTGATGCAAATTATTACTACTtcagaagaaaacaaacaaataaattaggTTTTGATGTTGATGTACGTACCTGCTCTGTGCTTTGTGTGGAAATCAGTTTGACTATAACTCCATCACACAGGGCGGGGTCTATGATACTAGCGAAAGCCATCACCTTCTTCCTTGTCGAGTCCATACCAGTGCACTCTGAGggggcaaaaaaaaatcagaaatgagcttttattaaatattaagaataattattatttattattaatataataattagTCAATTACTAGAGAATTATTTGAGAAGTAAAACTTCAGCTATCTTACTTGTCATTTCATTGACTTTCTTCAAGATTTTCttcttaatttctttaaaatatggccCAATGAAAACACAGCTTCCTTGCACCTACAGAGaattgaaataattttaaaaaaactcattaataattcataataaaaaaacaaaagaaattagtgtttaatgagtgtctttatatctgataaaaacacagctaaactttacg from Porites lutea chromosome 1, jaPorLute2.1, whole genome shotgun sequence encodes the following:
- the LOC140946944 gene encoding uncharacterized protein, whose amino-acid sequence is MDPEDSAKGAVGYSLRQDPVPNTQIDFGELVYQREISEQRRLASLWNKESKEVAFETQQLQTLLYTNWEHLSARKIVDRLAIIWKSFETVHSKYLPGIRDSKRLQEVQQRFKSLKEQMMFTIEECETQIRTDQETQKRDDERSIKSHKSHQSQSSTTSRSSSSSRKERFRAMLLAKKKLELAKSRAQEEAELAKSKAQQEAELVKAEHERSAKKELRLLEDEAVLAELDWKIENEFDEETGVVNGVDNIVQTTYPIEEKPLGQSPQIQLDDSEPRTPKIPAPTPKPSLPLIPVSCSTPQDTAPGSCKEKPATEVKSNIADTANKGALPVTECQQPPYQAPRTFQYRPKSQPEDKVIEQAPKDHVAAMWKVQLLNGISPTPFNGNPADFPFFKEQAHTHLESELLTDAQRVEYLPKFLKGEALEVIKRNRGSSYSELMKILEERFGRPIQVTQACIEELVSGPKLAYGDNMGLLNFAEKLNTSTKVLKGDVEREASVATNLRRIVNRLPNDLITKWQTENYEIVSRGGTARLKDIAKFVKRQASIRNDPVFGMQPQRGENRTNKSPPKASKGSDLPTKNATINATSLKNAPKKENSANCAICKSTPHRLQECPIVKQCDRVAVRRQYAASYGFCFNCGCHNPDHSGTSCPEPPACSLCPGHHLPILHRDNNNGRRTPGNKNTHNPTNRYSTPTADPITRQPQMEQGTRQPPSDRPQTSITSAGVSTTRAQVLLNVVPVTITAENGGSLSTYAFLDNGCTDTLIDKELADHLDLKGISEQIGIKTITNSEELVESRRVSFTLSPVEAYGEDIDVNEAYVLPDLNQSERVLPGTVDVHKYPHLQDLTFPVVDFERVSIIVGSNVPVAHLQKEVRIPKDNKSGLYGYRYPLGWSISGPLTIAGTRRAELNFISVGHKPDDFVERFWKIEDYGTLKAGEKPLSVEDKRALKIIEETTTLVDGHYEVGLLWKEDQPKLPNNRILAERRAELLRRRLTKAGNEQMAAKYRGVMTEYISKGYARKLSPEEAARESSITWYLPHHPVTNPNKPDKLRIVFDAASEYEGTSLNKNLVQGPDMTNSLVGVLLRFRQGHVGVAADVEAMFHQVRVRKQDQEALRFLWWTDDYDKPPDVYVMEVHIFGATSSPCVANWALRRTASDNAERFNPQVVATVDRNFYVDDALPSFSEENAASTVASDLVKILNHGGFNLTKFMTNSKNVLATIPTEKRATPDLNLDLDELPVERALGIRWFAETDELGFDIKNLNRPETKRGVLSAVCSLYDPLGFAAPVALTARVIIQDMWKAKVDWDQPLEENFLARWKSWTSQLSSLSALRIPRCYLPAGTDASKCKLQLHIFSDASEIGYGASAYLRVENPDGSIHCSFVVGKARNAPVKFTSIPRLELQAAVLSTRLNKMLREELDLPIQSTKFWTDSEIVLHYLKNERRRFQTYVANRVEEIRGNSQPDDWNHVPGVLNPADDASRGFNPSELNLDHRWLRGPEFLWQPESSWPNASLREVPDEGLELKKETHANCTDINTNVKTRQASVQSNCPPATPVETTMQQIISTSSDWNRLRRQVAWLTRFTHFIRDRKTVHTGHLTLEDYDAATLSIAKIVQHAAYDQEIKDLKTRGEVRGSSKIASLNPMQDDHGVLRVKGRIASPPAADTARNQIILPRDHPATVLMVRHTHASIGHLGREHLIARVRETFWIPQIRVLTRSVLGRCLVCKKLNAKPMTQQMAPLPRSRMMAYEPPFSYTGMDLFGPLYVKHGRGTAKRWCCLFTCLTTRSVHLELVHSMDTNDFIMCLRRFINRRGEVTELRCDRGSNFVGGERELRESIEQWNQQQIVQELLQRGCKWVFQPPTASSMSGIWERMVRSAKTVLKSILGTQVVTEAVLQTLLTEVERVLNGRALTANSDDPNDLQPLTPAHFLMQRKTICLPPGIFEKADQYHRRKWRQVQFLADLFWKRWLREYLPTLQARGKWRKVLPNLKPKALVLLVDDNVPRGCWKLGRVLEVFPGPDGLVRTAKVKTKDSVFIRPIQKLCLLENDLENN
- the LOC140942503 gene encoding urease accessory protein UreG-like yields the protein MADNEEKSCTFIKAGNISQSPDQSHHHHHHHHQPEHSHGANEHGHTHEFMSNPGLWLERDTLINRGDWKQRAFTVGIGGPVGSGKTALVLALCRHLRDSYGVCVVTNDIFTREDWEFLVKNEALPEERMRAVETGGCPHAAIREDFSLNMEEVKELTKTFQPDLVIIESGGDNLAANYSRELADYIIYVIDVAGGDKVPRKGGPGITQSDLLVVNKTDLAEAVGADLKVMERESAMMRQGGPTIFSQAKHLVGVKEIADHILTAYKQAVKHI